TTTTAGATAAATATAAGACGGAATTGGAACACATCACTGATTATAATGAATTTAATTTCGAAAGTTTAAATTTAATTTCAGCAAATGTAATTTTTCAAACAATTCCTGAAAACTCAAATGATGAATTGCATTTGGAGTTGTTTAAGTTTGTTTTCCAACTTTTTGCAAATGATTTGTTTGATAATGATTCTCAGTTAAATAGTTCTAAATACTATTTTGTTAGGTATGTCTTTTTAATGAGATTCTGCAATGTAACCTTAATGAATAAATCGAATTTGAAAGAATATATTTCGCTTTTTTTAAATCAGTTTAGAATAAGTGAAGGCGCATATGAATTGTTTAATGCATTTGTCAATGTTGTTAGAAATGAGGTTATTGTTGAATTCTGGGATATTTGGTGGATATTTTTAGAAAAGATATTAAAAAATCATGAGAATATAGGAAAATATTATTTAGAAAAAGTATTAACTAAATTTGTCATAAATTATCAATTAGAAAATGATTTTGATTTGAGTGAAGATATTATTGAGATAGAAAAACAATTTTACAGAAGAGTTTGTAATGAACTTGGAAAATATGAGTTTATTTTAAATTCGATTTCAAAGATAGTAATTAAAAATAAGTTCATTTTATCTGGTTTAACTTGGATAATAATCATATTAGGTAAAAATGATTTTAATGATATAGAAAAAGGAACTATTAGTAACTTAGACCATTTTGTTAAAAAATATGTTAGTTTAAATTCAGAAAATATAATGAAAGATATTAAAATTCAGAATGATCTTTCGTTAATTTTAGATTTTTTAATTAAAAATGGTTCCAATGATGCATTTAGGTTAAATGAATGGGTGGCATCATTAAAATAATTAAGTTTGACAAATTTTATTTTTTAATCTATAATTTTCTTGTTTCTAAAACATGTAATAGATAATATTCATTTACATCAGCTGCATGTCTGTAAAATGGCATATTAACTTAAGATTGGTTTCATAATTACAAAATTTTTCAGTTGATGATGTTGCAATAAATATAATTGCCATGATATATAAAAAATATAATAAATAAGATAATATAAATTATAATATATGTCAGAAGATTATATTAGTTGGACAAGTTTTTGCCAAGCTATGAACTCCATAGCATACTGGCTACTCCAAAACAAAAAGAATTATAAGAAACGTGACCATTACCAGATATTAACATTAAAAGGTAATTGTAACGATATAGAAAAGAAAGCAAAGAAATTAGGAAACGATAAACTAGTGTCAATGTATACAATTGCCTTAATTAAAGATAATATCTCTTTAAATTTCTTTCCAAACTATGTAACACTAAAGAATGGTGAACAAATTGACAAGGCAGAATATGTTGACATGGCCATAAGAGTTGAAGCATACATCAGGGCAAACGGAAGGCTACCTACAATAGTCTACAGGAAATCAACATTGCCGGACCTACAATGACTCAACAATGAAGCTATTTATAAAAACATTTAATTTCAAAGGAAATACAATCGATGAGGCTTTAGCTATCATATCCAAAGTAAAATTGTACTTGAAATACTTTGATTCACAAAAAACAGACAAGAAAACAATAACTGATGCCAAAGCAGGTAAAGGTTCCAATTGTGTTGACTGGGGACAGGTATATTACAGAATAGCTAAAAGCTTAGGTTATGATGTGCAGTTTGTTCATATTAAATGTCGTGTTAGTGGTACTGGCCATATCAGATTAAGGTTAAGGCATAAAAAACATACATCAGGAAACTGGATTAATAGAGATCCTGCAGCTGTAGCAGATACAACTTCCGGAAATGTACGATCTATTTGGTGTGAAGATGGAAACGTTATAGCATATGATCCAAGCTGGATTTTCACAGATTTGTATTCTAGTTAACAATTTTGTTAACTCTTTTTTCTTTTTTTAACATTAACATCGACAATTGCTTATTCAAAACTTACATTTAAAAACATTGCTGTCAAGCTAATGGTTTTTTAATTTTTTTAAAAACTATCTTGTATGTTTGATTTGCATTTTTTATGATAAAAATTCTTTTTATCTCTTTCTTCGTTTGTTGGTGGTTTAGTTTTTGTGTAAACCAAATCTTTTTTGGCCATGTCAATTATTTCTTTAACTATTATTTGTATTTCTTCTTGGTTGTCTGTTAGTAGTCTGGGTAGTTCTTCTTTTATGTTTCCAATTAATGTGTTGATGTTGGTTTTGTATATGTATTTGTATTTTGTTGTTTCTTTAGGTTTTCTTGTTATTTGTTCTTCTGCGTCGTGTTTGAGTCCTATTAGTATGTTGAATAGGTATGTGTGGCTTATAGAAGTCCTTGTTCTATTATTATTTTCTTTTTTCCTGTGAATTTTTCGATTTTTAATTTGTTTTTTAATCTGTCGTAATTTGTTTCTATTGTCCATCTATCGCCGTATAGTTGCTTTAATTCTTCATGGTGTTGCTATTTCTTTTGGGATATTGGTAAAATAGTATTTTATGTTTTTCCATTTTTTAGTTTTACTTTTACAATTCTTACTTTTATATTTGCTTTTAATCTTGCCATTTCTTTTAGTTCTTCGTTTTTGAAATTTCTACGTTTTAATGAATCTAGACTAATGAAGAAATGTTTTATCTGTTTTTTTATGTTTTTCCATTTTTTGTTGTTTCTTTTTAAATGTTGGATGTTTTTCCACGTATTATGTAGAATGAATTTAATAATATCGGTTTTAAACATTAATTCTACGGAATTATATCCTCTATCGTATAGTGTTATTGTTTTTGTTAAGTCCAATTTGTTTTTTGCATCATCTAAATGATATTAATGCATTTGTTATTTCATCTACATTCTTCGATGTTAAATTTGAGGATATTATGAAGTCCCAATGAGCATCTAACCCCGTGCATGAAATTCTAGCTACAGAAGTATCTTTGTATGTTTGAGTTTTTTCAGGTATTCCAAAATCATCTCTATGTTAATTTCGTATTTGGTATTTCAATAATCGATGAATCAATTGCACATTACGTGCAATCCTTTAAATGAAGGCATTTCATCTAATTTTGATCATAAATACTCGAAACTAAATCATCATTCATGTCAATATAAACTTGTGGATCTATGAATTGCCTTTTTTCCGAAACCTGCTTGTTTACTAATTCTAACACCCCTATCTTTTGTTTCCGTTCTTAAAAAACGATTTTATACTCCAAAGAAGTCGTTTTTTTTATGATTACATAAAGGAAATTTAATCACTGAAGATAAACTTAATTTTCCTTTCCGAGTAAATTGCAACATCCACTTAATAAATATTTTCTGTTTACAAAATTATTAAAATTTCCTAATTTTCCACAAACTAAATTTTCAAAAACCATGACAGAACAACCCTTTAATTCAACTATAATCAGTTAAAATAAACTAATATTGTTAAATAAATATTTATAATTACTAATTAATAAAACTAACTATTAAAAATACTTAAAATTAGATATAAGTAAATTAAAAATTTATATAAAAGAAACAAAAATATTAAACAAAAAATTTAAATAAAACAAGGCAAAAATTAAAAAAAATAAGATATTGAAAAACTTAGCTTGACAGCAATGTTTAAAAACAGTTTCATATATATATCCGGATTTAAAATAAGATTTGATTTTCAAAACCTCTTCCGTTAATGTTAATGTGGATTCATTAAATTAAAAGTAATAAAGTAGCTATTGATAATGTTGGCCATATCTTCGAGAAAACATAATGTTGAAAACGTTGGAGTTTTCGGATAAACTTCATGACCTGAAACATATGAAAAATTTATATAAAATAAATAATAAAATATTATATTAATCATTATATACAGGTTGTATTAGTTATGGCCAACGTTAATAATACATCATCCTATATGGATGAAGATAAAAAGCAAATTATAAAAGAGTCCAATTATACCTATAGAGATGCTCTTGAAGTTTCAGCATATCTTATAGAAGTAGGAAAGTTCGAAAGGTTCTACAAGGAAATGCAGATTCATGACCTTCAAAAGGAACTTGACAAAATGGAAGAATAAAAACTTTAAAATATATATCTCCTGTATAAGCTCTTATAGAAAAACTATTTTAATTGTCAAAGGTAATAATAATTTTATTATTACTTTTATATTTTTTTCATAATATAATTTTATATATAATATATAATAAAATAATATATTATGTTACCTGAAAAAACCAACATCAGCGCAAGAGTTGAAATAACTCTCAAAAAAATAGTAGAAGAATCAACCTTCACACAAAAGGATGCATATGAGCTTGGAGCCATACAGACAGCAATATGAAGCTAGTTAAAAGGAATCAAAAATTCCATAATCCTAATTCTCCACTTTTAATTGGGGAAGTTAAAGATAGTGATGTTGTAAAGGAAGTCAATGAGCCTAGCTATATTGATACACAACAAAAATTAATTTGATTTTTTGCAAAGTTGCCCAATAATTTAATGCAAAGTAGTCATGTAATTTTATGCAAAGTTGCCTAATAGTTTATATGTGATAAAAATTAATATATAAATACAGGTGTGTTCTTATGGCTTTTAAATATAAGCCTAGACTTATTGACAGTGAAATTGATGAATACTTGGAAATGATTGGTGCAATTCTTATTGAGGGTCCAAAATGGTGTGGCAAGACAACAACAGCAGAACAGCATGCAAAAAGCAGTATTAAATTACAAGATACTGATCAGTCAGAAAACTATTTGAGATGGGCTAAAGTTCAGCCATCCATACTTCTTGAAGGTGAAAAACCAAGACTTATTGATGAATGGCAGATGGCGCCGATTCTATGGGATGCAGTGAGAAATAGTGTTGATGAACTTCACGAAGACGGTTTGTATATTCTAACAGGTTCAACCACTATCGATGAGGTGGAAGTGATGCATACAGGAACAGGTAGAATCCATAGGATTTTCATGAGAACAATGAGTCTTTTTGAAAGCGGTGAATCTAACGGTAAAATTTCAATTCTAGACCTGTTTGAAAACCCAGATATGAACATTGATGGTATTGATTCTAGTTTAAGTGTTAAAGATTTGATATTTGCTGCTTGTAGAGGGGGTTGGCCTGAAAGTCTAAATAAAAAATCCGAAAAGGCACAATTGTTTGTTGCAAAATCATATGTGAAAAATATTTGTGAGATTAATGTATCTTCTTTTGATGATGTCAAACGTGACCCTCAAAAAGTAAGGAACATATTAAAATCATATTCCCGAAATATTTCTACTTTAGCATCAAACTCAACAATTCTAGCAGATATTAACGCTGAGTTTCAAAATATTAGTAAAAACACTTATTATAATTATATTAATGCCTTAAAAAGATTATTTGTCATAGAAGAGGTTCCAGCATGGTCACCAAATATTCGTTCCAAAAGTTCCATTAGATCAACTCCTAAAAAGGAATTAATTGATCCATCAATTGCAGTTGCGGCATTGGGTTTGTCTCCACAAAGTTTAATGGATGATTTAAAAACATTTGGTTTTATTTTTGAAACATTATGCATCCGAGATTTAAGAGTTTATACAAGTAAAAAGTTGGGGGAAATTTCTTATTATAGGGATAGAAATGGTCTGGAAGCTGATTGTGTAATACATTTAGAGAATGGTGATTATGCATTAATTGAATTTAAATTAGGTAATGATGAAATAAAAAAAGGAGCTAAAAATCTATTAAAATTAAAGAATTTGCTAAGGGAGAAAAATTTCAATGAACCTAAATTTTTAGCAGTTATTACTGGAGGTAAATTTGCCTATACAACAGAAGATGATGTAAAAGTAATTCCAATAGGATGTTTACGTTGATTTCACTAAAAAGTAGCGGATAATTTCGCTGCTTTTTAATCATTTTTGTTCTTAATATATGAAACAAGATTCGTATTTGTAGTAGATAATATCCATACTATTATGCAAACGCAATATGAATCTGGTCAAAAGGAATCAGAAATTGCATAATTCCAATTCTCCGCTTTTAATTGGTAAGGTTAATTATGGTGATTCTGTAAGGGAAGTTGATGAGCCTAGCTATATCAATTATCAACAAAAATTAGTTTAATTCTATTTTTACCAATAATTTTATTGGGGAATATTTAATTAAATAAAATTTGTATATTATTAATTTTCATTTGCATGAAATCTATTTTCAATATTCATTATACTTTTCATTTAATTGAAAATAATATTAATTTTATTATTTACTTTTCAGTATACTGAAAACTTTATATTGTAGTTTTGATAATAAATATTATAAAAAAAGGTGATTTTATGATTATTGAAAGAAAAGAGTATATTGATAAAATATCTCCTTTTATAAATAAACATATAATTAAAGTTTTAATAGGACCAAGACGTTCTGGAAAGTCAACAATATTAAAACAGATTATAGATTCATTAATAAATGAAGGAATTCCAAAGAATAATATTGTTTGGATGAACTTTGAGTTAAGTGATTTTTTTGAAATAGACAATATCGAAAAGCTTGAAGTGTTTATATCTAATAAAACCGAAAATGTTGATGGTAAAATCTATCTGTTTTTTGATGAAATACAAATAATTCCCCAATGGGAAAAACTAATCAATTCCTATTTTGCAAAAGAAAAATATGATATTTATATAACTGGATCAAACTCAAAATTATTGTCTGGGGAATTTGCCACATATTTGTCTGGTCGATATGTTGAAATAAACATTTATCCTTTTTCTTTTAGAGAATATCTTGAATACTATAAAATTACACATGACTTTAAAACTCATTTTTACAGATACCTGGAAGATGGGGGAATGCCTTCAACATTCGATTACATGGGAAATAATAAAAAATTAGTTTTAATGGATTTATACAACTCCATTGTCCTTAAGGATATAATTCAGAGAAACAACGTCAAAAATGTTGATTTGTTGGATAGGATAATGCGATTTGTAATGTATAATATTGGCCAAGCCTTTTCTGCAAATAAAATCCATAAAAGATTAAAGCAGGATATGGTAAGTTTATCTGTAAATACAATTTACAATTATCTGAATTTCTTTGAAAATGCCTGCCTGATATATCAGGTTAGACGTGAAGATTTAAAAGGCAAAAAAATTTTAAAATATGATGAAAAGTATTATTTATGCGATTTAGGTTTTAGACAAGCAATAATCGGAAATAATCAGAGAGATATCACTCGTGTGATTGAAAATATCGTTTATTTGGAACTTTTGAGAAGAGGTTATGAAATTACAATTGGTAAAGTTGATAACCTGGAAGTTGATTTTGTCTGCAAAAAGCAAAATAAGCCAATTTATATTCAGGTTTCTTATTTATTGTCGAGTGAAGAAACAATTGAAAGGGAACTTAAACCATTAATGAATATTTCTGATAATTATCCGAAATATGTTATAACTATGGATGAGGTTAATATGTCCCATGATGGAATCGAACATTTGAATTTGATTGATTTTTTAATTGATAATAATATAATTTAATGTTTTTTCTGTATGTATTTGTCAGTTTCAGTGGTACAATGTGAATTTCGGCATGGGTTGGTCAAGAGGAATCATAAATTGCATAATCTCGATTCTCCACTTTTAATTGGTGATACTGTAAAAGAAGTTAGCTAACCTATCTACATTGATACACAAACTAAATTGCTTTAATTTTTAGATTTTTTAGTTTTATGAAAATTGGACAGCTGATTTTGTATAAAGTTGCCAAATTTATTTATTTAACTATTTTGTCTTTTCAATTATCAAATATCAATTGATGTTAATTATTTTTGAGATTCAGGAATTGTTTCGGCTATTTATATAGTTGATAATATGTTAATCAAATAAATGCTAAACATTTTTTCATAAATTTAAATTTATTGGCATCATATTTGGTAAGTATTTGGCATTTTCTATATTGTAATGCAAACAACAACATGAAACTGGTTAAAAAAATCAGAAATTCCATAATCTTGATTCTCATTTTATTATTTGAGATGTTAAAGAAGCAGAAGTTGTAAAAGAATTTTTAGAGTCTAACTATATTGATGCACAACAAAAATTGATTTAAATTTTATTTTTTAGGCGGTTAATATAATCATTTTTTGTTATTTAACTCAGAGTATATAATATTATTTTTGGTTTATGAGATTGTATTCATTCTTTAAACTTAATTATAATTCATTTTAAAGCTTTAAATGGAATAATAAATAATTTTAAATACTCAATAATTTATAGTTTTGCACTGTCTTTTTAAATTATAGGTTAACATATTACTTAAATAAAATTAGTATAATTAAAATTTCAGATAATTTTATATTCTCTGAAAATACATGTTTAATCAACTAGAATAAAGGAGTCTGAAAATCATGGATAATATACTAGCTACAACAACATTATATAAAAACTATCAATTGGCCATACCAAAAGTTATTCGCAACCAATTTAAAGAATTGAACAGTA
The Methanobrevibacter oralis genome window above contains:
- a CDS encoding pseudomurein-binding repeat-containing protein: MSEDYISWTSFCQAMNSIAYWLLQNKKNYKKRDHYQILTLKGNCNDIEKKAKKLGNDKLVSMYTIALIKDNISLNFFPNYVTLKNGEQIDKAEYVDMAIRVEAYIRANGRLPTIVYRKSTLPDLQ
- a CDS encoding ATP-binding protein, which encodes MAFKYKPRLIDSEIDEYLEMIGAILIEGPKWCGKTTTAEQHAKSSIKLQDTDQSENYLRWAKVQPSILLEGEKPRLIDEWQMAPILWDAVRNSVDELHEDGLYILTGSTTIDEVEVMHTGTGRIHRIFMRTMSLFESGESNGKISILDLFENPDMNIDGIDSSLSVKDLIFAACRGGWPESLNKKSEKAQLFVAKSYVKNICEINVSSFDDVKRDPQKVRNILKSYSRNISTLASNSTILADINAEFQNISKNTYYNYINALKRLFVIEEVPAWSPNIRSKSSIRSTPKKELIDPSIAVAALGLSPQSLMDDLKTFGFIFETLCIRDLRVYTSKKLGEISYYRDRNGLEADCVIHLENGDYALIEFKLGNDEIKKGAKNLLKLKNLLREKNFNEPKFLAVITGGKFAYTTEDDVKVIPIGCLR
- a CDS encoding ATP-binding protein, whose product is MIIERKEYIDKISPFINKHIIKVLIGPRRSGKSTILKQIIDSLINEGIPKNNIVWMNFELSDFFEIDNIEKLEVFISNKTENVDGKIYLFFDEIQIIPQWEKLINSYFAKEKYDIYITGSNSKLLSGEFATYLSGRYVEINIYPFSFREYLEYYKITHDFKTHFYRYLEDGGMPSTFDYMGNNKKLVLMDLYNSIVLKDIIQRNNVKNVDLLDRIMRFVMYNIGQAFSANKIHKRLKQDMVSLSVNTIYNYLNFFENACLIYQVRREDLKGKKILKYDEKYYLCDLGFRQAIIGNNQRDITRVIENIVYLELLRRGYEITIGKVDNLEVDFVCKKQNKPIYIQVSYLLSSEETIERELKPLMNISDNYPKYVITMDEVNMSHDGIEHLNLIDFLIDNNII